The following proteins are co-located in the Candidatus Accumulibacter cognatus genome:
- a CDS encoding response regulator, giving the protein MNETIARVIVVEDEPQIRRFVCDSLRREGCAALEAATARQGLDELARGKADLVILDLGLPDMNGIEFIRDMRSWSTVPILILSARSAERDKIAALDTGADDYLCKPFGVGELLARVRALLRRHWQAGEAGPLHRFGDVEVDLSRRIVSRGSVEIHLTQIEYRLLAVMLANSGKVLTHRYLIREVWGPGHSEQGHYLRIYVGRLRQKLEMDPTQPQHILTETGVGYRFQS; this is encoded by the coding sequence ATGAACGAGACGATTGCGCGCGTCATCGTCGTCGAGGACGAACCGCAAATCCGCCGCTTTGTCTGCGATTCCCTGCGCCGCGAGGGTTGCGCTGCGCTCGAGGCGGCCACGGCGCGCCAGGGACTGGACGAGCTTGCCCGTGGCAAGGCGGATCTGGTGATCCTTGATCTGGGTCTGCCCGATATGAACGGCATCGAATTCATTCGCGACATGCGTAGCTGGTCGACGGTGCCGATTCTCATCCTCTCGGCCCGCTCGGCCGAGCGCGACAAGATCGCCGCCCTCGACACGGGTGCCGATGACTATCTCTGCAAACCCTTTGGCGTCGGTGAATTGCTGGCACGCGTGCGCGCCCTGTTAAGACGCCACTGGCAAGCCGGCGAAGCCGGTCCCCTGCATCGCTTCGGCGATGTCGAGGTGGATCTGTCCCGCCGTATCGTCAGCCGGGGTAGCGTCGAGATCCACCTGACTCAAATCGAGTATCGCCTGCTGGCGGTGATGCTCGCCAACAGCGGCAAGGTACTGACCCATCGCTACCTGATCCGGGAAGTATGGGGACCAGGACACAGCGAACAGGGCCACTACCTGCGCATCTACGTTGGCCGATTACGCCAGAAGCTCGAGATGGACCCGACCCAGCCACAGCACATACTCACCGAGACTGGCGTCGGCTATCGCTTTCAATCCTGA